A window of Brevinema andersonii genomic DNA:
CCTAAAGCTTATATGCTGCAAACAAAAAATTCAGCAGTAAGATCAATTAAGGATCTTAAAGGGAAAAAAATCGGCGGTCCAAAAGGGACGATTCTACATCAATTGCTGATAGCAGGCCTCCAAAAAGAAAATATGACTTTAAGCGATATAGAATTCGTCTCCATGGGCATCCCAGAAGCATTAAATAGTATGCTTAGCGGTGATATAGATGCAGCTCTATTAGGTGGAGCAGCAACTCTAGCAGCCGAAAAACAAGGAGCTCGCGAAATCATGAATGGCGAAAATTTACTTGAAGGATCTACTGTCATAGCAGTCCGAGGTGATATTGTCAGAAAACACCCTGATATAATTCAAAAATTCCTGGAAATTCATCGCGAAAGTATCGATTTTATGAGGCAAAATATGCCTGAAGCTATTTCATTAACAGCAAACGAAGTTGGTTTATCAGAAGATGAAGTAATATCTATGTTACCTTGGTACAATTTTGATCCTGAAATAAAAGAAAGTGACATCAAAGATTTAGAAGAAACACAGCAATTTTTAATAGACAACGGCTTGTTAGAAAAAAGTATCCCGATTATTAATTTAATTGCCCACTAAATGAAAAACTCTAAAACTCCACGCGGTGAAAGAATTCATATTAGTTTTCTAGGCCATACAAATAGTGGTAAGTCTTCATTAATGAACGCTATTATTGGACAAAATATTTCTATCGTTAGTTCTCAACCTGGTACTACTACAGATCCTGTACGGAAAAATTTTGAATTATTAGATGCAGGGTCAGTTGTTTTTATTGATACAGCAAGATTCGGTGATGCCAGCAGCTTAGGCGATGCACGAATAGGTGCTACACTAAAAGCTATAGAAAGTACCGATCTTGCTGTGATTATTCAATATGATAAACAATCTTTAGCAAACTTCATTGAAACATTAACAGAATATATCAACACAGAAAAAGAGGAACAAACATTAATTGGGGACTGCTTACCATACGGATCAAGAATAATGCTTGTAATTCCAATTGACAGCAAAGCTCCAAAAGGCCGCATTATTAATCCTCAGGTCCAAGTAATACGAGACGCTTTGGATCATGGATTCAAAATCACAGTAGTACGCGATACAGAATTATTATGTCTAGAGCGTCTGAATTTTGCTGTTGATTTGGTCATCACAGACTCTCAAGCTTTTTCTCATATCAATCAAATAGTTCCTGAACACATTGCTTTGACTAGTTTTTCTATTTTGTTTGCACGCTACAAAGGCAATCTTTCGCATTTTGTAGAAGGGATTCTAGCTTTATCGTCTCTGAAACCACATCATCGCATTGCTATCGCGGAAAGTTGTTCTCACAATATCAGCTGTGAAGATATAGGCCGTTTCAAAATACCGAACGCTCTTAACAACTTGCTTGGTTTTATGCCTGAAATTGATTTTCTTATGGGGAACGATTTTCCAGATTCTATCGGAAAATATAGTTTGGTGATCCATTGCGGTGCCTGCATGACAAACAGACAAACCATTTTGTCTCGAGAAAACATATGTATCAAAAATAATATATATCATAAATTACGGTATTTTTTAGCCTATAGTGCTGGAATTCTGAAACGCAGTATCAAATTTTTTACTAAAAAAGCCCCTGCATTGAGGAATCTATATAACCACTTGTAATGATATATGCAAATACTTGAATAAACAAACAAAATAATATATAATAGAGCGCAGCATTAAGGAGGAATCTTATGGTATTTTTTTATCCAGGCCAAGGTAGTCAATTCATAGGTATGGGCACCAATCTGATGACTTATTATTCTGTTGCTGGATCCATATTCGAACAAGCCAATGATACTTTAGGTTTCGACCTCAAAAAACTTTGCTTTCAGGGCCCTGAATCAGAGCTTACAGACACGAAAAATGCACAACCTGCTATTATTACTTATCAATATATTTTAACTAAGATTTTAAAAGAAAAAGGATATATTCCTACTGTAGCAGCAGGTCATTCATTGGGCGAATTTTCAGCATTATTGGCTGCAGAAATGCTCTCTTTTGAAGATACCTTAAAAATCGTCAGAAAACGTGGAGAACTTATGGCTGCTTGTGATCCAGAACAAAAAGGCAGCATGACTGCAATATTAGGATTAAATGATCAACAAGTTGTCGATATTTGCCAAGAAATTTCCAAAACTGCTTACGTAGAACCTGTTAATTTCAATGCTCCCGGTCAAATTGTTATTTCTGGCCTAAAAGAAGGGGTACAAGCAGCATCAGAAAAAGCTTTGGAGTTAGGTGCATCCAAAATAGTGCCATTAGCCGTCAGCGGTGCATTTCATTCTCGGCTTATGGATGATGCAGCATATAATTTTAAAGAATTTATCTCCAACTTCACTATAAAAGAAGGAATATGCCCTGTAGCTTCCGATGTCACTGCAGAATTTTATATAACAAACCAAGCAAAAGAACTATTAGCACTCCAAATAAAAAAACCTGTACAATGGGTAAAAATAGTTACTATGTTATATGACAAAGGATACAATGAAGGGATAGAAGTCAATCAAAGCAGCATTATTCGAGGGTTAGTACGCAAAATCAATAAAGATTTTAAAATACACAGCATTGATAGTATATTATCCCTATAATTAAGCAGGAGCATAGTTCCTAGGAGTCATCATTGCACTCATAGAACACTCACAAGATAATTCGTTATTGACAAAAGCTTTGGTATCCATACTATTAACTACTCGAGAAAAAGTTTTTCCGTCAGTAGAAATACTCTCCCGTCTTTTAGTGATCAAAACATGATATTCCAACTGATCACCCGGGAGTACAGGACGTCTAAACTTCACACCGTCAATGCTTATAAAAAACATTAAAATCCCTGCAGTATCTAACAAAGGATAACGGTTTTTGAGTTGGGTAAGAGCAATAAAACCTGCACATTGAGCCATTCCTTCAACGATTAGTACTCCAGGCATAACAGGGGCATCAGGAAAATGACCATTAAAAAAATTTTCATTGATGGTCACATTCTTGAGACCTTTACCATCTTCCTCATTAACTTCTAAGA
This region includes:
- a CDS encoding ABC transporter substrate-binding protein, translated to MCKIFKIIGAFLFVVGCSGNTPLSKLTLTYVKSPLNTPAIIAYKKNMFVDGFKEKNIIVNYAEINSGAQQTEAMAAGSVDFATVLGGTSAILAAANGADIKVIGMFGRAPKAYMLQTKNSAVRSIKDLKGKKIGGPKGTILHQLLIAGLQKENMTLSDIEFVSMGIPEALNSMLSGDIDAALLGGAATLAAEKQGAREIMNGENLLEGSTVIAVRGDIVRKHPDIIQKFLEIHRESIDFMRQNMPEAISLTANEVGLSEDEVISMLPWYNFDPEIKESDIKDLEETQQFLIDNGLLEKSIPIINLIAH
- the fabD gene encoding ACP S-malonyltransferase; this translates as MVFFYPGQGSQFIGMGTNLMTYYSVAGSIFEQANDTLGFDLKKLCFQGPESELTDTKNAQPAIITYQYILTKILKEKGYIPTVAAGHSLGEFSALLAAEMLSFEDTLKIVRKRGELMAACDPEQKGSMTAILGLNDQQVVDICQEISKTAYVEPVNFNAPGQIVISGLKEGVQAASEKALELGASKIVPLAVSGAFHSRLMDDAAYNFKEFISNFTIKEGICPVASDVTAEFYITNQAKELLALQIKKPVQWVKIVTMLYDKGYNEGIEVNQSSIIRGLVRKINKDFKIHSIDSILSL
- a CDS encoding GTPase, giving the protein MKNSKTPRGERIHISFLGHTNSGKSSLMNAIIGQNISIVSSQPGTTTDPVRKNFELLDAGSVVFIDTARFGDASSLGDARIGATLKAIESTDLAVIIQYDKQSLANFIETLTEYINTEKEEQTLIGDCLPYGSRIMLVIPIDSKAPKGRIINPQVQVIRDALDHGFKITVVRDTELLCLERLNFAVDLVITDSQAFSHINQIVPEHIALTSFSILFARYKGNLSHFVEGILALSSLKPHHRIAIAESCSHNISCEDIGRFKIPNALNNLLGFMPEIDFLMGNDFPDSIGKYSLVIHCGACMTNRQTILSRENICIKNNIYHKLRYFLAYSAGILKRSIKFFTKKAPALRNLYNHL
- the fabZ gene encoding 3-hydroxyacyl-ACP dehydratase FabZ; translation: MSVNHYFDIKDIMALLPHRFPMLLVDRILEVNEEDGKGLKNVTINENFFNGHFPDAPVMPGVLIVEGMAQCAGFIALTQLKNRYPLLDTAGILMFFISIDGVKFRRPVLPGDQLEYHVLITKRRESISTDGKTFSRVVNSMDTKAFVNNELSCECSMSAMMTPRNYAPA